A window of Leptolyngbyaceae cyanobacterium contains these coding sequences:
- a CDS encoding transglutaminase domain-containing protein — protein sequence MISETKAPPPPTADAQLRIVQPIGAYALHGLTFVGSRPIALDSATGYLLQLDLNSDDTTILNPDGVTPFIGATGLAFGEDTLWFTRDEDVYFCNLTDFQPQHFVSLPYEANGVAVWGTTVYVSCQKAGYIFIYNRTNGRQITQFYAPGIGEEHLTVRGEELWVSDDIEQTVYCLERATGQIVFSVLTPFENPTGLAFYNDAETGRDTLYVAYTSKEAYIRDDPNSDPSHQLDYRDRTFIHRLKFHYHQEGRYALSTGFLIEMSYVEELLPLVDVNLENVEWRIALPSDTPRQKVRQVSAVGLPFTEEIQEGQRVAVFKFDNINTEKRHLFGWKALVEVYGIKYRITPRDVENIPDLSPEFKARYLVDNEDLAMDNPVIRAAAAEAIGTETNLLRKMYKIRNYVYDKLSYGIKPYIDTPDVALERGIGSCGEYVGILLALTRLNGIATRTIGRYKCPPYAEKLGIPLQPDYNHVWMEFYIPGFGWVPMESNPDDIIERGPYPARFFMGLAWYHIEIGKGISFEKMKSNGEFVDKEELSLGDLAINHIRFTILDELSPGE from the coding sequence ATGATTTCAGAAACTAAGGCTCCACCACCACCAACAGCAGATGCCCAACTCAGGATCGTCCAACCGATCGGGGCTTACGCACTACACGGGCTTACTTTTGTTGGTTCCAGGCCGATCGCATTAGATTCGGCCACCGGCTATCTGCTCCAACTGGATCTCAACAGCGACGATACTACTATTTTAAACCCAGATGGGGTAACGCCATTTATCGGTGCCACTGGTTTAGCCTTTGGGGAAGATACTCTTTGGTTTACCAGAGATGAAGATGTTTACTTTTGTAATTTAACGGATTTTCAACCCCAACATTTTGTCAGTTTGCCTTACGAAGCGAATGGGGTAGCAGTTTGGGGAACGACGGTTTACGTTTCTTGCCAGAAAGCTGGCTATATTTTCATTTATAACCGCACTAACGGTCGGCAAATTACCCAGTTTTACGCGCCGGGAATTGGGGAGGAACACCTGACGGTAAGGGGAGAAGAACTTTGGGTTTCTGATGATATCGAACAAACGGTATATTGTTTGGAACGGGCAACAGGTCAAATTGTATTTAGCGTTCTCACTCCGTTTGAAAATCCAACCGGGTTAGCATTTTACAACGATGCGGAAACAGGCCGGGATACTTTATATGTTGCTTATACTTCTAAAGAGGCATATATCAGAGACGATCCGAACTCCGATCCTTCTCATCAGTTAGATTATCGCGATCGCACTTTTATTCATCGCCTCAAATTCCACTACCACCAGGAAGGGCGCTACGCTTTATCTACTGGCTTTTTAATCGAAATGTCTTATGTGGAAGAACTTCTGCCATTAGTAGACGTAAACTTAGAAAACGTCGAATGGCGCATCGCCCTACCCTCTGACACGCCTCGCCAAAAAGTCCGACAAGTTTCTGCCGTTGGTTTGCCTTTTACAGAAGAAATTCAGGAAGGACAACGGGTAGCAGTGTTTAAGTTCGATAACATCAACACCGAAAAACGTCATTTATTTGGTTGGAAAGCACTGGTGGAAGTGTACGGAATTAAGTATCGCATCACCCCGCGAGATGTCGAAAATATACCCGATCTTTCCCCAGAATTTAAAGCCCGCTATCTGGTAGATAATGAAGATTTGGCGATGGATAACCCGGTAATTCGGGCAGCAGCAGCAGAAGCGATCGGCACTGAAACCAATCTGTTGCGTAAAATGTATAAAATTCGCAACTACGTTTACGACAAGCTTTCCTACGGAATCAAACCTTACATCGATACGCCAGATGTTGCTTTAGAACGAGGGATCGGTTCCTGCGGCGAATATGTAGGTATTTTACTAGCACTGACTCGCTTAAACGGGATCGCCACTCGTACTATCGGACGCTATAAATGTCCTCCCTACGCCGAGAAATTGGGTATACCCTTGCAACCAGATTACAATCACGTTTGGATGGAATTCTACATACCCGGATTTGGTTGGGTGCCGATGGAATCTAATCCCGATGACATAATTGAAAGAGGCCCATATCCGGCTAGATTCTTTATGGGATTAGCTTGGTATCACATTGAAATTGGCAAAGGAATTTCTTTTGAAAAAATGAAGAGTAATGGAGAATTCGTTGATAAGGAAGAACTTTCTCTCGGAGATTTAGCCATCAATCATATCCGCTTTACTATTTTGGATGAACTATCTCCTGGTGAGTGA